CCTGATCCACCGCGAGGTGCCGGATCTGGAAATGCAGGACGTCTTCGAGGCCCTCGTTGCCCGTGAAAAACTCGGTTCCACCGGTTTTGGCAACGGCATCGCCATTCCCCACTGCCGTCTCAAGGGTTGTGCCGCGCCGATCAGCGCGCTGTTGCACCTTGAAACCGCTATAGATTTCGACGCCATCGACGGCGCCCCGGTCGACCTGCTTTTTGTATTGCTGGTACCGGAGGCAGCGACCGATGCGCACCTTGAGCTGCTGCGCCAGATTGCCAGCATGCTGGACCGCAAGGAAGTGCGCGAAAAACTGCGCAGCGCACCGAGTAACGAAGCTTTGTACCAGGTTGTCCTGGACGAGCAGAACGGTCATTAAAAAATGCGCATGATCATTGTCAGTGGCCGCTCCGGCTCCGGTAAAAGCACGGCCCTCAACGTGCTTGAGGACAGCGGCTACTATTGCATCGACAACCTGCCCGCCGGCCTGCTGCCGGAACTGGCCGAGCGCGCCCTGATCCACACCGAGTTGGCGCAGCCGCTGGTGGCGGTGTCCATCGATGCGCGTAACCTGCCAAGCCACCTGTCG
The sequence above is drawn from the Pseudomonas sp. St316 genome and encodes:
- the ptsN gene encoding PTS IIA-like nitrogen regulatory protein PtsN, with product MIRLETILTPGRSQVNAPGGSKKKALEHIANLIHREVPDLEMQDVFEALVAREKLGSTGFGNGIAIPHCRLKGCAAPISALLHLETAIDFDAIDGAPVDLLFVLLVPEAATDAHLELLRQIASMLDRKEVREKLRSAPSNEALYQVVLDEQNGH